One stretch of Gemmatimonadota bacterium DNA includes these proteins:
- a CDS encoding PQQ-binding-like beta-propeller repeat protein, which yields MVGRIVRMVCVLALVPLSVDADNWPQWRGPQQDGVSTAKNLPASWSLEKNIIWKAELPSWSGSTPVIWGDRIFLTSPSPAQRPEEQEPGGPEIYILCLSKKDGSELWRYKLDEGNVLRRKHNKTSPSPVTDGAHVWVITGNGVVTCLDMDGKAVWSRDLQEDYGRFGLLFGYASSPILYDGKLILQVLHGMRTDDPSYVVALDASSGKEVWRKERPTDAIRESPDSYTTPTLLNRDGETQIVITGGDCVTGHDPDTGREVWRANGLNPGRRGNYRIVASPVVVGDMIYAPTRQRPLLALAAGGTGDVSGNVVWKWEGAAAPDVPTPTSDGKYFYMVDDRGRAMCLDAKTGAVVWGPERTTQGIVSASPHLADGKLFLLNEYAVTTVLAAGPKYEVLGTNELDGTYTLSSPVSSGSQLFIRTATHLYCIGYSGE from the coding sequence CGCAGCAAGATGGGGTGAGTACGGCTAAGAATTTGCCCGCGTCATGGAGTCTTGAAAAGAATATTATCTGGAAGGCCGAGTTGCCTTCGTGGAGCGGGAGTACGCCCGTTATCTGGGGTGATCGCATTTTTTTGACTTCGCCGTCGCCTGCACAAAGGCCAGAGGAGCAGGAACCGGGGGGACCGGAGATTTATATTTTGTGTTTGTCGAAGAAAGACGGTAGTGAACTCTGGCGGTATAAGTTGGATGAGGGCAATGTGCTGCGGCGCAAGCACAATAAGACTTCGCCGTCGCCTGTTACGGATGGGGCGCATGTGTGGGTGATTACGGGCAATGGGGTTGTGACGTGTCTGGATATGGATGGAAAGGCGGTCTGGTCGCGGGATCTCCAAGAGGATTACGGCAGATTTGGTCTGCTTTTCGGGTATGCGTCTTCGCCGATTCTGTACGATGGGAAGCTCATTCTTCAGGTGCTTCACGGGATGCGTACAGATGATCCTTCGTATGTTGTCGCGTTGGACGCCAGTAGTGGGAAAGAGGTCTGGCGGAAGGAGCGCCCGACAGATGCTATTCGAGAGTCGCCCGATTCGTACACGACGCCCACGTTGTTGAATCGCGATGGCGAGACTCAGATTGTTATTACAGGTGGGGATTGTGTGACGGGGCACGATCCGGATACGGGGCGTGAGGTCTGGCGGGCAAATGGGTTGAATCCCGGTCGGAGGGGCAATTATCGGATTGTGGCGTCTCCCGTGGTGGTCGGGGATATGATTTATGCGCCGACCCGGCAGCGGCCCTTGCTGGCGTTGGCGGCTGGTGGCACGGGCGATGTTTCCGGCAATGTGGTGTGGAAGTGGGAGGGGGCTGCTGCGCCGGATGTGCCGACGCCGACGAGTGATGGGAAGTATTTTTATATGGTTGATGATCGCGGGCGGGCAATGTGTCTGGACGCAAAGACCGGGGCTGTGGTGTGGGGTCCTGAGCGGACGACGCAGGGTATTGTGAGCGCGTCACCCCATCTGGCGGATGGAAAGTTGTTTTTGCTGAATGAATACGCTGTGACGACTGTTCTGGCCGCTGGTCCCAAATATGAGGTTTTGGGTACGAATGAACTGGATGGTACGTACACGCTGTCATCGCCCGTGTCATCCGGGTCACAGCTTTTTATTCGGACGGCGACGCATTTGTATTGTATTGGGTATAGTGGGGAGTAA